A stretch of Primulina tabacum isolate GXHZ01 chromosome 13, ASM2559414v2, whole genome shotgun sequence DNA encodes these proteins:
- the LOC142523207 gene encoding uncharacterized protein LOC142523207: protein MASAACVNSIAMLPENFPECAPTRFPSYEWLSPGISSSLEFPEEDASKTAVTKSSGRNRAASENTDAEKHEDSDPGISGEGFVDFEFRLEDPVVMLPADELFCNGKLVPLQFSSIHQPITSAPVLSEIRSLESPKFLRTPEISSTDPNLFSPKAPRCSSRWKEFIGLKKLYQNSKGKQEDRKTPSLLSSNYGNRNSARGLKNLLHCSTRSSLNASIDSSLSLPLLKELDNESVSISSRLSLSSSSSGHDHDDLPRLSLDSDKPRTTTRTSHKTTKSITRARVVKHRTLSSENPTATRAGRSSTRKASESTVHASGVSVDSPRMNPSGKIVFHGLERSSSSPSSLNGCARYKHRGIERSYSANFRVTPVLNVPVCSLRGSSKSVVFGFPLFSTQQKKEGGINGGGNRTQQNLCKNRTDHRS from the coding sequence ATGGCTTCTGCAGCTTGCGTGAATAGCATCGCCATGTTGCCGGAGAATTTTCCGGAGTGTGCTCCAACTAGGTTTCCGTCGTACGAGTGGTTGAGCccaggaatctcatcgagtCTCGAGTTTCCAGAAGAAGATGCCTCCAAAACCGCGGTTACTAAGTCTTCAGGGAGAAATCGAGCGGCATCGGAGAATACTGATGCGGAAAAACATGAAGATTCAGATCCGGGAATCTCCGGCGAAGGCTTCGTGGATTTCGAGTTTCGGCTTGAAGATCCAGTCGTGATGCTTCCCGCCGATGAGCTGTTCTGCAACGGTAAGTTGGTCCCCTTGCAGTTCTCCTCAATCCACCAGCCAATAACATCAGCTCCAGTCTTATCCGAGATCCGGTCGCTCGAATCACCGAAATTTCTGCGGACACCGGAGATTTCCTCGACGGATCCTAACTTGTTTTCTCCGAAGGCGCCGAGATGCTCGAGCCGATGGAAGGAGTTTATTGGCTTGAAAAAACTATATCAGAACAGCAAAGGGAAACAAGAGGATCGCAAAACGCCGTCGCTATTGTCCTCTAATTACGGCAACCGAAATTCCGCCAGAGGTCTTAAAAACCTTCTTCACTGCAGCACAAGATCATCACTTAATGCATCCATCGATTCTTCCTTGAGCCTTCCACTGCTGAAGGAGTTGGATAACGAGTCGGTGTCTATTTCCTCACGGCTATCGCTCTCGTCTTCTTCATCAGGACACGACCACGATGATCTACCAAGACTCTCGCTCGATTCCGACAAGCCAAGGACTACCACTCGCACTTCTCATAAAACCACCAAAAGCATTACTAGAGCTCGGGTAGTTAAGCACAGGACGTTGTCATCAGAGAACCCAACGGCGACACGAGCTGGCCGAAGTTCAACCCGGAAGGCATCGGAATCCACCGTCCACGCTAGCGGCGTTTCTGTGGATAGCCCTCGAATGAACCCGTCCGGGAAAATCGTGTTTCATGGGTTGGAGAGAAGTTCCAGCAGTCCAAGCTCTTTGAATGGTTGCGCCCGCTACAAGCATCGAGGAATAGAGAGATCATATTCGGCAAATTTTCGTGTGACTCCGGTTCTCAATGTACCGGTTTGCTCACTTCGAGGCTCTTCGAAATCCGTTGTTTTTGGGTTCCCGTTGTTCTCCACGCAGCAGAAGAAAGAAGGCGGCATTAATGGCGGTGGAAACAGAACTCAGCAGAATCTCTGCAAGAACCGTACTGATCATCGATCATGA
- the LOC142523013 gene encoding uncharacterized protein LOC142523013, translating to MAILLHSSSPMTKPSTENGGKSTGFRARVPKFQSFPLSKGFSKVSSSTQIAIAPKDIVFTLPNWRSGRNDIKTRELRLNDAFLYLEYMVGKGHKADVTNATQLLYDLCKFNKLRTATRVMEMMVMSGSIPNAASYTCLVDHLCKRGSVGHAMQLVEKMEEYGYPTNTITYNSLVRGLCMRGNLHQSLQFVERLMQKGLVPNAFTYSILLEAAYKESGVDEARRLLDNIILKGGNLNLVSYNVILTGLCKEGKVEEAMQLFRDLPEKGYNPNVVSCNILLRSLCHEGCWQEANELLAEMVGDDRSPSIVTYNILIGSLSLHGRTDQALEVLDELFRDGRFQPNAASYNPVISSLCKEKKVDSVVKCLDQMAYRNCSPNEGTYNAIARLCKEGMVQEAFSIIQSLRNKQDSTIHDFYRTVITSLCRKGNTYPAFQLLYEMTLCGFNPDSYTYSSLIRGLCIERMLYAAMDVLRVMEEYGHRPGVDNFNTLVLGLCKCGRTDLSIEVVEMMIGKGYLPRETTYTILIEGIIHEDEKELAGTVLKELNVKRVVCRNTVDRLTMQYDLEG from the coding sequence atgGCTATTCTCTTGCATTCATCATCTCCTATGACCAAACCATCTACAGAAAACGGAGGAAAATCTACTGGGTTTCGGGCCCGTGTACCCAAATTTCAGTCTTTCCCACTCAGTAAGGGTTTTTCTAAAGTATCGTCTTCAACCCAGATAGCCATTGCTCCAAAAGATATTGTTTTTACTCTACCCAATTGGAGGTCTGGTAGGAATGACATAAAAACCAGAGAACTCAGGCTGAACGACGCATTCCTGTATTTGGAGTATATGGTGGGGAAAGGCCACAAGGCTGACGTTACTAATGCCACTCAGCTTTTGTATGATCTTTGTAAGTTTAATAAGCTAAGAACAGCTACTAGAGTCATGGAGATGATGGTTATGTCCGGTAGTATTCCGAATGCGGCTTCCTATACATGTTTGGTTGATCATTTGTGTAAGAGGGGGAGTGTTGGACATGCTATGCAGCTAGTCGAAAAAATGGAGGAATATGGGTACCCTACTAATACAATTACTTATAATTCTCTTGTTAGAGGGCTTTGTATGCGCGGAAATTTGCATCAAAGTTTGCAGTTTGTGGAAAGATTGATGCAAAAGGGGTTGGTCCCTAATGCATTTACTTATTCAATCTTGCTTGAGGCTGCATACAAAGAGAGCGGGGTTGATGAAGCTAGGAGATTGTTGgataatattattttgaaagGTGGGAATCTGAATCTGGTGAGTTATAATGTTATATTGACTGGTTTGTGCAAAGAAGGTAAAGTTGAGGAGGCAATGCAACTTTTTCGTGATTTGCCCGAGAAGGGATATAACCCAAACGTTGTGAGCTGTAACATCTTGTTGAGAAGCTTGTGCCATGAGGGATGTTGGCAAGAGGCGAATGAGCTTCTTGCAGAGATGGTGGGTGATGATCGTTCCCCATCTATAGTGACGTATAATATACTGATTGGCTCACTTTCACTTCATGGTCGAACCGATCAGGCCCTCGAAGTTTTGGATGAGTTGTTTAGAGATGGCCGGTTCCAGCCCAATGCTGCAAGTTACAACCCTGTTATTTCTTCCCTTTGCAAGGAAAAGAAGGTAGATTCTGTCGTTAAGTGTCTAGACCAAATGGCATATAGAAATTGTAGCCCAAACGAGGGTACATACAATGCTATAGCCAGGCTTTGTAAGGAAGGAATGGTCCAAGAAGCATTTTCAATCATACAGAGTTTGAGAAATAAACAGGACTCCACAATTCATGACTTTTACAGAACGGTGATCACAAGTTTATGCAGGAAAGGAAACACTTATCCGGCATTTCAATTACTTTACGAAATGACTTTGTGTGGTTTCAACCCAGATTCTTACACGTATTCTTCGCTTATTAGAGGACTGTGTATTGAGAGAATGCTTTATGCTGCCATGGATGTGCTTAGAGTCATGGAAGAATACGGCCACCGTCCTGGTGTTGATAATTTCAACACACTTGTTCTTGGATTGTGCAAATGTGGAAGAACAGACTTATCTATTGAGGTGGTTGAGATGATGATTGGAAAGGGATACCTTCCGAGAGAGACTACCTATACCATTTTGATTGAAGGGATTATCCATGAAGATGAAAAGGAGCTGGCCGGAACGGTTTTGAAGGAGCTGAATGTCAAACGAGTTGTGTGTCGGAACACAGTGGATAGGCTCACCATGCAGTATGATCTTGAAGGATAG
- the LOC142522901 gene encoding uncharacterized protein LOC142522901, with protein MARIGRCSLLIPAILSSLPLESSLLSQWPYVSKTSHSMLILKRRFSAAKISMSLRAGIVGLPNVGKSTLFNAVVENGKAQAANFPFCTIEPNIGIVAVPDPRLNVLSELSKSQRTVPASIEFVDIAGLVKGASQGEGLGNKFLSHIREVDSIIQVVRCFEDNDIVHVSGKVDPKSDIDVINLELVFSDLDQVDKRIDKLKKGKARDPQSKMKEEAEKSALEKIQQALMDGKPARSVSLTDFQKDAVRHLCLLTMKPIIYVANVAESDLAEPGINHHVKDVTNLASELQSGLITISAQVEAELTELPPEERTEYLKSLGVDESGLGNLIRATYSLLGLRTYFTSGEKETKAWTIRSGMTAPQAAGIIHSDFERGFIRAETVAYKDFVTAGSLAAAREKGLLRSEGKDYVVQEGDVMLFRFNV; from the exons ATGGCGAGAATCGGGCGATGCTCTCTGCTGATTCCTGCAATATTGTCATCCCTACCTCTCGAGTCATCTCTTCTTTCACAATGGCCATACGTTTCAAAAACATCGCATTCCATGCTGATTCTTAAGAGGCGGTTCTCTGCGGCCAAGATAAGCATGAGCTTGAGGGCCGGCATCGTCGGACTCCCTAATGTTGGGAAATCTACTTTATTCAACGCAGTG GTTGAGAATGGGAAAGCTCAAGCTGCAAATTTTCCCTTCTGCACTATTGAACCTAATATCGGGATTGTTGCTGTTCCAGATCCACGCCTGAATGTACTTTCTGAGCTTAGTAAGTCTCAACGAACAGTCCCAGCATCCATAGAGTTTGTTGATATTGCTGGGCTCGTAAAGGGAGCTAGTCAAGGGGAG GGGTTGGGAAATAAATTCTTGTCACATATTCGTGAAGTGGACTCCATAATTCAG GTTGTTCGCTGTTTTGAAGATAACGACATTGTTCATGTCAGcggaaaagttgatccaaaatcTGATATTGATGTAATCAATTTAGAGTTGGTTTTTTCTGATTTAGATCAG GTTGACAAAAGAATAGACAAACTCAAAAAAGGTAAAGCTAGAGATCCACAATCCAAAATGAAG GAGGAAGCAGAGAAGTCTGCCCTTGAAAAGATCCAACAGGCACTGATGGACGGAAAACCAGCACGATCAGTGTCTTTAACTGATTTTCAGAAGGATGCAGTAAGGCATCTTTGTTTGCTTACAATGAAACCTATCATATATGTTGCAAATGTGGCAGAATCTGACCTAGCTGAGCCTGGAATCAATCACCATGTGAAAGATGTGACGAATCTTGCTTCTGAATTGCAATCTGGACTAATTACTATCTCAGCACAG GTTGAAGCCGAGCTTACTGAACTTCCACCAGAAGAAAGGACCGAGTATTTGAAGTCTCTTGGAGTCGATGAAAGTGGCCTAGGAAATCTCATAAGGGCAACGTACAGCCTTCTAGGTCTGCGTACTTATTTTACTTCTGGCGAGAAG GAAACAAAAGCTTGGACCATACGATCGG GGATGACTGCGCCTCAAGCAGCTGGGATCATACATTCAGACTTTGAGAGGGGCTTTATTCGAGCAGAGACT gttgcttacaaagattttGTCACTGCTGGTTCATTAGCAGCTGCGAGGGAGAAAGGACTT TTGAGATCAGAGGGAAAAGATTATGTTGTACAAGAAGGGGATGTGATGCTATTCCGGTTTAATGTATGA
- the LOC142522555 gene encoding LOW QUALITY PROTEIN: uncharacterized protein LOC142522555 (The sequence of the model RefSeq protein was modified relative to this genomic sequence to represent the inferred CDS: deleted 2 bases in 2 codons) has product MVMAKAARGRPRSRSRSRSGSSSRSRSRSGSYSGSGSRSSSRSRSRSKSFSSSSSRSRSGSSRSRSPAPPRKSPAEGAKRGRSPPPPPTKKTSPPPRKASPIPESLVLHVDQLSRNVNENHLKEIFGNFGEVVNVRLAIDHVVNLPKGFAYIEFKIRGDAEKAQLHMDGAQIDGKVVRAKFTLPERKKPSSPPKAAATTSRRDAPKPDAAADADKDGPKRRRESSPRRKPHSPPRRSPVARRASPIARRGSPRREPDSPPPLPLPPPPPPPRRRADSPGRRRADSPFRRGNSPPPRRRPTSPVRGRSPNSPPRRLRSPPRGSPRRVRGSPVRRRSPLPPRRRSPRHARSPPRRSPVVRRRSRSPIRRPAHSRSRSLSPRRGRGPPARRGRSKSYSSSPSPRRAQRRVSRSRSPKRAIRGRSGSSTTSSSSSPPPPPPPRKP; this is encoded by the exons ATGGTAATGGCGAAAGCCGCCCGTGGCCGCCCCCGCTCGCGCTCCCGTTCAAGGTCAGGCTCTTCCTCCCGCTCGCGCTCCCGTTCAGGCTCTTACTCCGGCTCAGGCTCACGCTCCAGTTCGAGGTCGCGCTCCCGCTCTAAATCTTTCTCCTCGTCTTCCTCTCGTTCCCGCAGCGGCAGTTCTCGTAGCCGTAGCCCTGCTCCTCCCCGGAAGAG TCCTGCAGAAGGAGCAAAACGAGGCCGTTCACCACCGCCACCACCTACTAAGAAAACTTCCCCACCTCCTAG GAAGGCTTCTCCAATTCCAGAATCTCTTGTTCTACATGTCGACCAGCTTAGTAGGAATGTGAATGAAAACCATTTGAAAGAAATATTTG GTAACTTTGGTGAAGTTGTGAATGTGCGACTGGCAATCGATCATGTT GTTAACCTTCCGAAGGGATTTGCATACATTGAGTTCAAGATTCGGGGGGACGCCGAAAAAGCACAATTACACATGGATGGT GCCCAAATTGATGGCAAAGTTGTTCGAGCCAAATTTACATTACCAGAACGAAAGAAGCCATCCTCACCTCCTAAAGCTGCTGCTACCACATCGAGGAGAGATGCTCCAAAACCTGATGCTGCTGCAGATGCTGACAAAGATGGACCAAAGAGGCGGAGAGAAT CATCTCCCCGCCGGAAACCCCAT TCTCCTCCTCGAAGATCTCCTGTGGCACGAAGAGCTTCTCCTATTGCACGAAGAGGTTCTCCCAGAAGGGAGCCAGATTCTCCTCCTCCTCTTCCtcttcctcctcctcctcccccTCCCCGTAGACGTGCTGACTCTCCAGGTCGTCGTCGAGCTGATTCTCCCTTTAGAAGAGGTAATTCACCACCTCCTAGGAGAAGGCCTACATCCCCTGTCAGAGGCCGTTCACCCAATTCACCACCAAGGCGTCTTAGATCACCTCCTAG AGGTTCTCCGCGACGGGTGCGTGGAAGTCCTGTTCGACGCCGTTCTCCACTTCCT CCTAGGCGCCG ATCTCCAAGGCACGCTCGAAGTCCTCCTAGAAGGTCTCCAGTTGTCCGCCGACGTAGTCGTTCACCTATAAGGAGGCCAGCTCATTCGCGATCAAGATCCTTGTCTCCTAGAAG AGGTCGTGGACCACCGGCCAGACGTGGTAGATcgaaatcatattcttcatctCCTAGCCCACGCCGG GCGCAACGAAGGGTTTCAAGGAGCCGCAGCCCTAAAAG GGCAATAAGAGGAAGAAGTGGCAGCAGCACCACCAGCAGCAGCAGTtctccaccacctcctcctcctcctcgtAAGCCTTAA
- the LOC142522029 gene encoding large ribosomal subunit protein eL27-like yields the protein MVKFLKPNKAVILLKGKFAGHKATIVKNFDDGTRDRAYGHYLVAGIAKYPSKVIRKDSAKKQAKKSRVKAFIKVVNYNHIMPTRYTLDVDLKDVISADALCFT from the coding sequence ATGGTGAAATTCCTGAAGCCGAACAAGGCGGTGATCCTTCTTAAGGGCAAATTCGCCGGTCACAAAGCCACTATCGTGAAAAACTTCGATGACGGCACCCGCGACCGCGCCTATGGCCACTACCTAGTTGCTGGAATCGCGAAATACCCTAGCAAGGTTATCCGCAAGGACTCCGCCAAGAAGCAGGCCAAGAAATCTCGTGTCAAGGCCTTCATCAAGGTCGTGAACTACAATCACATCATGCCAACGCGTTACACGCTTGACGTCGATCTTAAGGACGTGATTTCCGCAGATGCTCTCTGCTTCACGTGA